The following coding sequences are from one Paracoccus alcaliphilus window:
- the purN gene encoding phosphoribosylglycinamide formyltransferase has product MKRVAILISGGGSNMLRLIESMTGDHPARPVLVASNDPSAAGLAHAAALDVPTAAVDHRDFPRDRAGFESALLEPLLAAQPDIICLAGFMRILTDGFVRRFQGRMLNIHPSLLPKYPGLDTHARAIAAGDAEAGATVHLVTPELDAGPILGQTRVPILPGDTPETLAARVLVQEHRLYPAVLRHFAKGQGEAVLL; this is encoded by the coding sequence GTGAAGCGCGTCGCGATCCTGATTTCGGGCGGCGGATCGAACATGCTCCGCCTGATCGAGAGCATGACCGGCGATCATCCTGCCCGTCCGGTGCTGGTGGCTTCGAACGATCCATCCGCCGCCGGCCTGGCCCACGCCGCCGCGCTGGATGTGCCGACCGCCGCCGTTGACCACCGCGATTTCCCCCGCGACCGCGCGGGTTTCGAATCCGCGCTGCTGGAGCCGCTGCTGGCCGCGCAGCCGGACATCATCTGCCTTGCCGGTTTCATGCGCATCCTGACCGATGGTTTCGTGCGCCGGTTTCAGGGGCGGATGCTGAATATCCACCCGTCGCTTCTGCCGAAATATCCCGGCCTCGACACCCATGCCCGCGCCATCGCCGCAGGCGACGCCGAGGCAGGGGCCACGGTGCATCTGGTCACGCCGGAGCTGGACGCCGGCCCGATCCTCGGCCAGACCCGCGTGCCGATCCTGCCCGGCGACACGCCGGAAACACTGGCCGCACGGGTGCTGGTGCAGGAACACCGGCTGTATCCGGCGGTGCTGCGACACTTCGCGAAGGGACAGGGCGAGGCAGTCCTGTTGTAA
- a CDS encoding CinA family protein, producing the protein MIATAESCTGGLIVAALTEVPGSSDAVDRGFITYSNSAKQDMLGVRPDTLQAHGAVSEEVAMEMAAGALRQSAAGIAVSVTGIAGPGGSEHKPEGRVCFGIAQPFGTRTETVEFGAIGRHRVRAATVEHALQLLMDGLRRG; encoded by the coding sequence ATGATCGCCACCGCAGAAAGCTGCACCGGCGGGCTGATCGTTGCGGCGCTGACCGAGGTGCCGGGATCATCCGATGCCGTGGACCGCGGGTTCATCACCTATTCCAACAGTGCCAAGCAGGACATGCTGGGCGTCCGCCCCGACACGCTGCAGGCCCACGGCGCCGTCAGCGAAGAGGTCGCGATGGAGATGGCGGCTGGCGCGCTGCGTCAATCCGCGGCCGGAATCGCGGTTTCGGTCACCGGCATTGCCGGGCCGGGCGGATCGGAACACAAGCCCGAGGGCCGGGTCTGTTTCGGCATCGCCCAACCCTTCGGCACCCGGACCGAGACCGTCGAATTCGGCGCCATCGGCCGCCACCGCGTCCGCGCCGCAACGGTCGAACACGCCTTGCAACTGTTGATGGACGGGCTGCGCCGGGGCTAG
- a CDS encoding phosphatidylglycerophosphatase A yields MDRVLATWFGVGLLKPAPGTWASVVAVGLGVLIHRLGHFPLLLVATLLVTALGFWVVRRYTAGMEDPDRSEIVIDEVAGQWLALCFPSFGFWYMGLPADSFPYPGWVAALIFFRLFDIWKPWLVGRADREGGVHGVMLDDLWAGLFAGIATMIAAGISHGLLM; encoded by the coding sequence ATGGACAGGGTTCTTGCGACATGGTTCGGCGTCGGACTGCTCAAGCCCGCGCCGGGGACATGGGCCTCGGTCGTGGCCGTGGGTCTGGGCGTGTTGATCCACCGGTTGGGGCATTTCCCGCTGCTGCTGGTCGCGACGCTGCTGGTCACCGCGCTCGGGTTCTGGGTCGTCAGACGCTATACCGCCGGGATGGAGGACCCCGACCGCAGTGAAATCGTCATCGACGAGGTCGCGGGCCAGTGGCTGGCGCTGTGCTTTCCGTCCTTCGGCTTCTGGTATATGGGCCTGCCCGCCGACAGCTTCCCCTATCCCGGCTGGGTGGCGGCGCTGATCTTCTTCAGGCTGTTCGATATCTGGAAACCCTGGCTGGTGGGCCGCGCCGACCGCGAAGGTGGCGTCCATGGCGTCATGCTGGACGATCTTTGGGCTGGACTTTTCGCCGGTATCGCGACGATGATAGCGGCGGGAATTTCACATGGATTGCTGATGTGA
- a CDS encoding bifunctional 2-C-methyl-D-erythritol 4-phosphate cytidylyltransferase/2-C-methyl-D-erythritol 2,4-cyclodiphosphate synthase, translating into MTVRAPKGYAAIVTAAGRGSRAGGDEPKQWRDLVGRSVLARALDAFAGFDRVVLVVHPDDMARAIAEFAGPVTIVTGGETRAASVRAALDTLEGSDITHVLIHDGARPLVSDAVIQGVIDALQAGARAAAPALPVTDALWRGDNGTVTGTASRDGLYRAQTPQGFSGEQISKAHRLHPDDAADDVELARKAGLDIVITQGDEDNLKITWPGDFARAEKLLGAAMDIRLGNGYDVHAFGPGDHVTLCGVRIAHEAGLMGHSDADVGMHALTDAIYGALAAGDIGRHFPPSDPQWKGADSAIFLRHAADLARAHGFRIGNADVTLICEAPKIGPHAGAMQARLAEIIELAPDRISVKATTSERLGFTGRREGIASIATVTLIKE; encoded by the coding sequence ATGACGGTCCGCGCCCCGAAAGGCTATGCGGCCATCGTCACCGCCGCCGGTCGCGGCAGCCGCGCCGGCGGTGACGAGCCCAAGCAATGGCGCGATCTGGTCGGGCGCAGCGTTCTGGCCCGCGCGCTGGACGCCTTCGCGGGCTTCGACCGGGTGGTGCTGGTCGTCCATCCCGATGACATGGCCCGCGCCATCGCCGAATTCGCAGGCCCCGTCACCATCGTCACCGGCGGAGAGACCCGCGCCGCCAGCGTCCGCGCCGCGCTGGACACGCTGGAGGGCAGCGACATCACCCATGTCCTGATCCATGACGGCGCCCGCCCCCTTGTCAGCGACGCGGTCATCCAGGGCGTGATCGACGCGCTGCAGGCGGGCGCCCGGGCCGCCGCCCCCGCCCTGCCCGTCACCGATGCGCTGTGGCGCGGTGACAACGGCACCGTCACCGGCACCGCCTCGCGCGACGGGCTTTACCGCGCGCAAACCCCGCAGGGTTTCTCTGGTGAACAAATATCCAAAGCGCACCGGCTCCACCCCGACGACGCTGCCGACGATGTGGAACTGGCCCGCAAGGCCGGGCTGGACATCGTCATCACGCAGGGCGACGAAGACAATCTCAAGATCACATGGCCCGGCGATTTCGCACGGGCGGAAAAACTGCTGGGGGCTGCGATGGATATCCGTCTGGGCAATGGCTATGACGTTCACGCTTTCGGGCCGGGCGATCATGTGACGCTTTGCGGCGTGCGGATCGCGCATGAGGCCGGGCTTATGGGCCATTCCGATGCCGATGTCGGCATGCATGCGCTGACCGACGCCATCTATGGCGCGCTGGCCGCAGGCGATATCGGCCGCCATTTCCCGCCCTCGGACCCGCAATGGAAGGGTGCCGACAGCGCGATCTTTTTGCGCCACGCCGCGGATCTTGCCCGCGCACATGGCTTCAGGATCGGCAATGCCGATGTCACGCTGATCTGCGAGGCCCCGAAGATCGGCCCCCATGCAGGTGCCATGCAGGCGCGGCTGGCCGAAATCATCGAACTTGCGCCCGACCGGATCAGCGTCAAGGCCACCACATCCGAACGGCTGGGCTTTACCGGGCGGCGCGAGGGGATCGCCTCGATCGCCACCGTCACCCTGATCAAGGAGTAA
- the purL gene encoding phosphoribosylformylglycinamidine synthase subunit PurL: MQEPTITPDLIAAHGLKPDEYDRILQIIGREPTFTELGIFSAMWNEHCSYKSSKKWLRTLPTTGPQVICGPGENAGVVDIGDGQAVVFKMESHNHPSYIEPHQGAATGVGGILRDVFTMGARPIAAMDALSFGRPEHPKTPHLVKGVVEGIGAYGNAFGVPNVGGEVRFHRSYDGNCLVNAFAAGLADADKIFYSAASGIGMPVVYLGAKTGRDGVGGATMASAEFDDTIEEKRPTVQVGDPFTEKCLLEACLELMQTDSVISIQDMGAAGLTCSAVEMGDKGGLGIRLILDHVPQRETGMTAYEMMLSESQERMLMVLKPEKEAEARAIFEKWDLDFAIVGETIAEDRFLILHGNEVMADLPLSKLSSSAPEYDRPWVETPAAGDMPALPPITPVKALKALIGSPNHAHKSWVWHQYDTQVGADTIRRPGMGAGVVRVHGTQKALAFTSDVTPRYVRANPYEGGKQAVAEAYRNLTAVGALPLATTDNLNFGNPEKPEIMGQLVGAIKGIGEACAALDFPIVSGNVSLYNETDGTGILPTPTIGGVGLIKDLSLLIAGLPSEGDVALVIGETRGHLGQSALAAEAFGIEAGDAPHVDLTAERLHGEFLRENRAHVTSATDLSDGGLALAAFEMAEAAGIGLRLDSDDIAQLFGEDQARYLLACNADGAAALLAAAEKAGVPLTQVGSFGGMAVQMGQDAGDLAELSQLYRSAFATAIRGDMPDHA, translated from the coding sequence ATGCAGGAACCGACGATCACCCCGGACCTGATCGCCGCGCACGGGCTGAAGCCGGACGAATACGACCGCATCCTGCAAATCATCGGGCGCGAACCGACATTCACCGAGCTTGGCATCTTCAGCGCCATGTGGAACGAGCATTGTTCCTACAAGTCCTCGAAGAAATGGCTGCGCACCCTGCCCACGACCGGCCCGCAGGTGATCTGCGGCCCCGGCGAGAATGCGGGCGTCGTCGATATCGGCGATGGTCAGGCGGTGGTCTTCAAGATGGAGAGCCACAACCACCCCAGCTATATCGAGCCGCATCAGGGCGCCGCGACCGGCGTCGGCGGCATCCTGCGCGATGTGTTCACCATGGGCGCGCGCCCCATCGCGGCGATGGATGCGCTGTCCTTTGGCCGCCCCGAACATCCCAAGACCCCGCATCTGGTCAAGGGCGTGGTCGAGGGGATCGGCGCCTATGGCAATGCTTTCGGTGTGCCGAACGTGGGCGGAGAGGTGCGTTTCCATCGCTCGTATGACGGCAACTGCCTTGTGAACGCTTTTGCTGCGGGTCTGGCCGATGCGGACAAGATCTTCTATTCGGCGGCGTCGGGCATCGGCATGCCAGTGGTCTATCTGGGCGCGAAAACCGGCCGAGACGGCGTCGGCGGCGCGACCATGGCCAGCGCCGAATTCGACGACACGATCGAGGAAAAGCGCCCCACCGTGCAGGTCGGCGATCCGTTCACCGAGAAGTGCCTGCTGGAAGCCTGCCTTGAACTGATGCAGACGGATTCTGTCATCTCGATTCAGGACATGGGCGCGGCGGGTCTGACCTGTTCCGCCGTGGAAATGGGCGACAAGGGCGGTCTGGGCATCAGGCTGATCCTCGACCACGTCCCGCAGCGCGAAACCGGCATGACCGCCTACGAGATGATGCTGTCCGAATCCCAGGAACGCATGCTGATGGTGCTGAAGCCCGAGAAAGAGGCCGAAGCCCGCGCGATCTTCGAGAAATGGGATCTCGACTTCGCCATCGTCGGCGAAACCATCGCCGAGGATCGTTTCCTGATCCTGCATGGCAACGAGGTCATGGCCGACCTGCCGCTGTCGAAACTCAGCTCCAGCGCGCCGGAATATGACCGTCCCTGGGTCGAAACCCCTGCGGCAGGCGACATGCCCGCCCTGCCCCCGATCACGCCGGTCAAGGCGCTGAAAGCCCTGATCGGCAGCCCCAACCATGCCCACAAGTCATGGGTCTGGCATCAATACGACACCCAGGTGGGCGCCGATACGATCCGCCGCCCCGGCATGGGCGCGGGCGTGGTGCGGGTTCACGGCACGCAAAAGGCGCTGGCCTTCACCAGCGACGTGACCCCGCGCTATGTCCGGGCCAATCCCTATGAGGGCGGCAAGCAGGCCGTGGCCGAGGCGTATCGCAACCTCACCGCCGTCGGCGCGCTGCCCCTTGCCACCACCGACAACCTGAATTTCGGCAATCCCGAAAAGCCCGAAATCATGGGCCAGCTGGTGGGCGCGATCAAGGGCATCGGCGAGGCCTGCGCGGCGCTGGATTTCCCCATCGTGTCGGGCAATGTCTCGCTTTATAACGAAACCGACGGCACCGGCATCCTGCCCACCCCCACCATCGGCGGCGTGGGCCTGATTAAGGATCTGTCGCTGCTGATCGCCGGCCTGCCTTCGGAAGGCGACGTGGCGCTGGTCATTGGCGAAACACGCGGCCATCTGGGTCAGTCGGCCCTCGCCGCCGAGGCATTCGGCATCGAAGCGGGCGACGCCCCGCATGTGGACCTGACGGCCGAACGTCTGCACGGTGAATTCCTGCGTGAAAACCGCGCGCATGTGACCTCGGCCACCGATCTCAGCGATGGCGGTCTGGCGCTGGCCGCCTTCGAGATGGCCGAGGCCGCAGGCATCGGGCTGCGCCTCGACAGCGACGATATCGCGCAACTGTTCGGAGAGGATCAGGCCCGCTATCTGCTGGCCTGCAACGCGGATGGCGCGGCCGCGCTTCTGGCGGCTGCCGAAAAGGCGGGCGTTCCGCTGACGCAGGTCGGCAGCTTTGGCGGTATGGCGGTGCAGATGGGACAGGACGCGGGCGATCTGGCCGAACTGTCGCAGCTTTACCGCAGCGCCTTTGCGACGGCGATCAGGGGCGATATGCCCGACCACGCATGA
- a CDS encoding LysR family transcriptional regulator, with the protein MDWDKLRIFHAVADAGSLTHAGDTLHLSQSAVSRQIRALEESLGTTLFHRHARGLILTEQGELLFEATMSMTRKLDGAAARIRDSEEHVFGELKVTATVGFGTLWLAPRLVKLYEKYPDLKIDLILEERVLDLPMREADVAIRMKEPSQSDLIRRRLLNIRMRLYASPEYLEKAGMPQSLTELASHRLICQKTDQPQVAAGARLVQELLAQNISTMLTVNNYFGVLQGVLANIGIGVLPDYLTADHGRLIRVLPEIESGEVPVFIAYPEELRQTRRVAVFREFVLEEIQAYRRAQSEIRGS; encoded by the coding sequence ATGGACTGGGACAAGCTCAGAATATTTCACGCGGTCGCCGACGCGGGCAGCCTGACGCATGCCGGCGACACGCTGCATCTGTCGCAATCGGCGGTCAGCCGGCAGATCCGCGCGCTGGAAGAATCACTTGGGACAACGCTGTTTCACCGCCACGCGCGCGGGCTGATCCTGACCGAACAGGGCGAATTGCTGTTCGAGGCGACGATGTCGATGACCCGCAAGCTGGACGGCGCCGCCGCGCGTATCCGCGACAGCGAAGAACATGTCTTCGGCGAATTGAAGGTCACGGCGACGGTTGGCTTTGGCACGCTGTGGCTGGCCCCGCGTCTGGTCAAGCTGTATGAGAAATATCCCGACCTCAAGATCGACCTGATCCTTGAGGAGCGCGTGCTGGACCTGCCCATGCGAGAGGCCGACGTGGCCATTCGCATGAAAGAGCCCAGCCAGTCCGACCTGATCCGCCGCCGCCTGCTGAACATCCGCATGCGTCTTTATGCCTCGCCCGAATATCTGGAAAAGGCGGGGATGCCGCAGTCGCTGACTGAACTGGCCTCGCACCGGCTGATCTGCCAGAAAACCGACCAGCCGCAGGTCGCCGCGGGTGCCCGGCTGGTGCAGGAACTGCTGGCGCAGAACATCTCGACCATGCTGACAGTGAATAATTATTTCGGCGTGCTGCAAGGGGTGCTGGCCAATATCGGCATCGGCGTGCTGCCCGATTACCTGACCGCCGACCACGGCCGGTTGATTCGCGTGCTGCCCGAAATCGAGTCGGGCGAGGTGCCGGTTTTCATCGCCTATCCCGAAGAGCTGCGCCAGACCCGCCGCGTCGCCGTGTTCCGCGAATTCGTGCTGGAGGAAATCCAGGCCTATCGCCGCGCACAAAGCGAAATCCGGGGCAGCTAA
- a CDS encoding indolepyruvate ferredoxin oxidoreductase family protein yields MSKQEFTLSDRFDLTKAHVLLNGTQALVRLMLMQAARDERAGLNTAGLVTGYRGSPLGGVDLAMMRESDRLAQANVLFQPGLNEDLAATALWGSQQAELRGEGRYDGVFGLWYGKGPGIDRSGDVMRHANMAGSSKHGGVIMAMGDDHTGESSTVLHQSDWAMVDAYIPVLSPAGVQEILDYGLYAYALSRFSGLWAGLKVMKDTVEATAVVNGDPFRLNFTRPDFDLPDGGLNIRLGDTPIAQEARMIDHKRWAAEAFSRANMLDRRIWGKPGAKIGFVAAGKNWLDLVHALSLLGIDEAEAERLGLTTYKVGQTWPLDMKSMQEWSENLELIVCVEEKRKLIEVQLKEAIFDNRHGRRVHGWKHDLSGAELFPTRYALDPVMIAQKIGAVLIEEGRGTDGIRAGLERLNEVRRNDNAPEISTRTPWFCSGCPHNSSTRLPEGSRAYAGIGCHYMVQWMGRDTQGFTHMGGEGANWVGEAPFSKRNHVFQNLGDGTYNHSGILAIRAALAAGTNITYKVLYNDAVAMTGGQPNEGGLSAPQIARELVAMGVDPVVVVFDEKEEIDPEAFPKGLRIEERAQLMEVQRDLETSPGVSAILYVQTCAAEKRRRRKKGQFPDPDRRIWINPEVCEGCGDCGIQSNCVSVVPLDTELGRKRQIDQSSCNKDYSCVNGFCPSFVSVRGGKLRKPSPEAFDLPDLPAPALPAISGTHNIVVTGVGGTGVVTIGAVLAQAAHIDGKGAGMMEMAGLAQKGGAVHIHLRLANAPEDISAIRVAVGEADCIIGGDLVVSAGAKTIGLMTTGRTGAVVNDHEIITGDFTRFRDFQVPTDRLRMSLQARLGDRVAFFDANDLAQRMLGDSIYANMLVLGACWQQGLIPLSHEAIMDAIRLNGAKVAENQRAFQIGRWAMAFPEQTHKPAGVTQLPPDPVAYREARLVEYQGRRLARRFRKLVAQAPEPLRDSVARGYYKLLAYKDEYEVARLHLSTADQIGRIWEGAPQLSFHLAPPFMSGTDALGRPKKREFGPWMLKAFRVLAAMKGLRGTPLDPFGRSPERRRERAMIREYEADMAEIFASVSDATMPLAIELAELPLTVRGYGPVKDEAADLAARRRDELLAQFRGGHAPIREAAE; encoded by the coding sequence ATGAGCAAGCAGGAATTCACGCTGTCGGACCGCTTTGACCTGACAAAGGCCCACGTTCTTTTGAACGGGACGCAGGCGCTGGTGCGGCTGATGCTGATGCAGGCGGCACGCGATGAACGGGCGGGGCTGAACACGGCGGGGCTGGTCACCGGCTATCGCGGCAGCCCGCTTGGCGGCGTCGATCTGGCGATGATGCGCGAAAGTGACCGGTTGGCGCAGGCCAATGTGCTGTTCCAGCCCGGCCTGAACGAGGATCTGGCCGCCACCGCGCTGTGGGGCAGCCAGCAGGCCGAGTTGCGCGGCGAGGGCAGATATGACGGCGTTTTCGGGCTGTGGTATGGCAAGGGGCCGGGGATCGACCGTTCGGGCGATGTGATGCGCCACGCCAATATGGCGGGGTCGTCGAAACATGGCGGCGTCATCATGGCGATGGGCGACGACCATACGGGCGAAAGCTCGACCGTGCTGCATCAGTCGGACTGGGCGATGGTGGATGCCTATATCCCGGTGCTGTCGCCCGCAGGGGTGCAGGAAATTCTGGATTATGGGCTTTATGCCTATGCCTTGTCACGGTTTTCTGGCCTTTGGGCCGGGTTGAAGGTGATGAAGGACACGGTCGAGGCCACCGCTGTCGTCAATGGCGATCCCTTCCGGCTGAACTTCACCCGCCCCGATTTCGACCTGCCCGATGGCGGGTTGAACATCCGGCTGGGCGATACGCCGATCGCGCAGGAAGCGCGGATGATCGACCACAAGCGATGGGCCGCCGAGGCATTTTCCCGCGCCAACATGCTGGATCGCCGGATCTGGGGCAAGCCGGGCGCCAAGATCGGCTTTGTCGCGGCGGGCAAGAACTGGCTGGATCTGGTCCACGCGCTGTCGCTGCTGGGCATCGACGAGGCCGAGGCCGAACGGCTGGGGCTGACCACCTACAAGGTCGGGCAGACATGGCCTCTGGATATGAAGTCCATGCAGGAATGGTCTGAAAATCTTGAACTTATCGTCTGCGTCGAGGAAAAACGCAAACTGATCGAGGTGCAACTGAAAGAGGCGATCTTCGACAATCGCCACGGCCGCCGCGTCCACGGCTGGAAGCACGATCTGAGCGGCGCGGAACTGTTCCCAACCCGCTATGCGCTGGACCCGGTGATGATCGCCCAGAAGATCGGCGCCGTGCTGATCGAGGAAGGGCGCGGCACCGATGGCATCCGCGCCGGGCTGGAGCGTCTGAACGAGGTGCGACGCAATGACAACGCACCTGAAATATCGACCAGAACCCCTTGGTTTTGTTCTGGTTGTCCGCATAACAGCTCGACCCGTCTGCCCGAAGGCAGCCGTGCCTATGCCGGTATCGGTTGTCACTATATGGTGCAATGGATGGGCCGGGACACGCAGGGTTTCACCCATATGGGCGGCGAGGGCGCGAACTGGGTCGGAGAAGCACCATTCAGCAAAAGAAACCATGTTTTCCAGAATCTTGGCGATGGAACCTATAACCATTCGGGGATTCTGGCGATCCGGGCGGCGCTGGCTGCGGGCACCAACATCACCTATAAGGTGCTGTATAACGACGCGGTGGCGATGACCGGCGGGCAGCCGAACGAGGGCGGGCTCAGCGCGCCGCAGATCGCACGGGAACTGGTTGCGATGGGCGTCGATCCGGTCGTCGTGGTCTTTGACGAAAAGGAAGAGATCGACCCCGAGGCCTTCCCGAAAGGCCTGCGGATCGAGGAACGCGCGCAGCTGATGGAGGTCCAGCGCGATCTAGAAACCTCGCCCGGCGTCAGCGCGATCCTCTATGTCCAGACCTGTGCTGCGGAAAAACGTCGCCGCCGCAAGAAGGGGCAGTTTCCCGATCCCGACCGTCGCATCTGGATCAATCCCGAGGTCTGCGAGGGCTGCGGCGATTGCGGCATCCAGTCGAACTGCGTGTCGGTGGTGCCGCTGGACACCGAACTGGGCCGCAAGCGCCAGATCGACCAGTCCAGTTGCAACAAGGACTACTCCTGCGTGAACGGCTTTTGCCCCAGCTTCGTCTCGGTTCGGGGGGGCAAGTTGCGCAAGCCCAGCCCCGAGGCGTTCGATCTGCCCGATCTGCCCGCGCCTGCGCTGCCCGCGATCAGCGGCACGCATAACATCGTCGTCACCGGCGTGGGCGGCACCGGCGTCGTGACCATCGGCGCGGTTCTGGCGCAGGCCGCGCATATCGACGGCAAGGGCGCAGGCATGATGGAGATGGCCGGGCTGGCCCAGAAGGGCGGCGCGGTCCATATCCACCTGCGGCTGGCCAACGCCCCCGAGGACATCAGCGCCATCCGCGTCGCCGTGGGCGAGGCCGATTGCATCATCGGCGGCGATCTGGTGGTGTCGGCGGGCGCGAAAACCATCGGGCTGATGACCACGGGGCGTACCGGCGCGGTGGTCAACGATCACGAGATCATCACCGGCGATTTCACCCGTTTCCGCGATTTTCAGGTGCCGACCGACAGGCTGCGCATGTCGTTGCAGGCGCGTCTGGGTGATCGGGTGGCGTTTTTCGACGCCAATGATCTGGCGCAGCGGATGTTGGGCGATTCTATCTATGCCAATATGCTGGTGCTGGGTGCCTGCTGGCAGCAGGGGCTGATTCCGCTGAGCCATGAGGCGATCATGGACGCGATCCGCCTGAATGGGGCCAAGGTCGCGGAAAACCAGCGCGCTTTCCAGATCGGACGTTGGGCGATGGCCTTTCCCGAACAGACCCACAAACCCGCCGGGGTGACGCAACTGCCGCCCGATCCGGTCGCCTATCGAGAGGCGCGGCTGGTCGAATATCAGGGCAGGCGGCTGGCGCGGCGCTTTCGCAAGCTGGTCGCGCAGGCCCCGGAACCGCTGCGCGACAGCGTGGCGCGGGGTTATTACAAGCTGCTGGCCTATAAGGACGAATACGAGGTCGCGCGGCTGCACCTGTCCACCGCGGATCAGATCGGGCGGATATGGGAAGGCGCGCCGCAGCTGTCCTTCCATCTGGCGCCGCCCTTCATGTCCGGCACCGATGCGCTGGGTCGCCCGAAAAAGCGCGAATTCGGCCCGTGGATGTTGAAGGCGTTCCGGGTGCTGGCGGCAATGAAGGGCTTGCGTGGCACGCCGCTGGACCCGTTCGGCCGCAGCCCCGAGCGTCGCCGTGAAAGGGCGATGATCCGCGAATACGAGGCCGATATGGCCGAAATCTTCGCCTCGGTCAGTGATGCGACCATGCCGCTGGCGATCGAACTGGCAGAGCTGCCGCTGACCGTGCGTGGCTATGGCCCGGTCAAGGACGAGGCCGCCGATCTTGCCGCGCGGCGTCGCGATGAACTGCTGGCCCAGTTCCGTGGCGGCCATGCACCCATCCGTGAAGCCGCCGAATGA
- a CDS encoding glutamate racemase: MAVGIFDSGLGGLTVHQAIAARLPDLPLVYLGDNAHAPYGVRTSDDIFDLTCRGVERLWAEGCDLVILACNTASAAALKRMQETWLPENKRVLGVFVPMIEALTERRWGDNSPPREVAVKHIALFATPATVASRAFQRELAFRAVGVDVEAQPCGGVVDAIEQGDEILAEALVTSHVEALMRRMPYPEAAILGCTHYPFVEAAFQRALGDDVRVYSQAGLVAESLADYLQRRPEFVGPGAEAKFLTTGDPQRVSGKATQFLRRAFRFEAA; encoded by the coding sequence ATGGCGGTTGGGATCTTTGATTCGGGGCTGGGTGGTCTGACGGTGCATCAGGCCATTGCCGCGCGCCTGCCTGATCTGCCGCTGGTCTATCTGGGCGACAATGCCCATGCCCCTTATGGGGTTCGCACCTCGGACGACATTTTCGATCTGACCTGCAGGGGCGTCGAACGCCTGTGGGCCGAAGGTTGTGATCTGGTGATCCTTGCCTGCAACACCGCCAGCGCCGCCGCTTTGAAGCGGATGCAGGAAACCTGGCTGCCCGAAAACAAGCGGGTTCTGGGCGTTTTCGTCCCGATGATCGAGGCGCTGACCGAGCGCCGCTGGGGCGACAATTCCCCGCCGCGAGAGGTCGCGGTCAAGCATATCGCGCTGTTCGCCACCCCCGCCACCGTCGCCAGCCGCGCGTTTCAGCGTGAACTGGCCTTCCGCGCCGTGGGTGTCGATGTCGAGGCGCAACCCTGCGGCGGGGTCGTGGACGCCATCGAGCAGGGCGACGAAATTCTGGCCGAGGCGCTGGTGACCTCTCATGTCGAGGCTTTGATGCGCCGGATGCCTTATCCCGAGGCGGCGATTCTGGGCTGCACACATTATCCCTTTGTCGAGGCTGCTTTCCAGCGCGCTTTGGGCGATGATGTAAGGGTCTATTCGCAGGCGGGACTGGTCGCCGAAAGCCTTGCCGACTATCTTCAGCGTCGGCCGGAATTCGTCGGACCGGGCGCGGAAGCGAAGTTTCTGACGACGGGCGACCCCCAGCGGGTATCGGGCAAGGCGACGCAATTCCTGCGCCGCGCCTTCCGCTTCGAGGCAGCATGA
- the ccmE gene encoding cytochrome c maturation protein CcmE translates to MKSLKKRRRVQVLAAAAVALLIAVVLIGYGFRDGINLYRSPSQVTEAMPDPDEYFQLGGLVKDGSIVERDGVRFDFVITDGVAEIPVSYTGAEPRPDLFTEGQGTIAKGWYRNGRFEARDLLAKHDENYMPREVIDTLKATGVYEEPTT, encoded by the coding sequence ATGAAATCATTGAAGAAACGGCGCCGCGTTCAGGTTCTGGCCGCCGCCGCCGTGGCGCTGCTGATCGCGGTGGTGCTGATCGGATATGGATTTCGCGACGGCATCAACCTTTACCGCTCGCCCTCGCAGGTGACCGAGGCCATGCCCGACCCTGACGAGTATTTCCAGCTGGGCGGACTGGTCAAGGATGGCTCGATCGTCGAACGCGACGGGGTCCGGTTCGATTTCGTCATCACCGACGGGGTGGCGGAAATCCCGGTCAGCTATACCGGGGCCGAGCCGCGCCCGGACCTGTTCACCGAAGGGCAGGGCACCATCGCCAAGGGTTGGTACCGCAATGGCCGCTTCGAGGCGCGCGACCTGCTGGCCAAGCATGACGAGAATTACATGCCGCGCGAGGTGATCGACACGCTGAAGGCCACAGGCGTTTACGAGGAACCCACGACCTGA